From the genome of Daphnia pulex isolate KAP4 chromosome 12, ASM2113471v1:
TATTATAGAAATTAGATTAAATCGTGTAATTAAGGTAAACTACACGCATCTTTACCAAGTGCCACAGAGGATCAAAAGACGAACTAGTAGGCATCGCGtctttaaaacttttaaagcCGAACCGATGGGGTTTGAATCGTGAGAAGCAGCCGCGGCCGGGGCTCCTTCTGCTTCACCGGCCTCAACGGATTTTGCTGGGATTTCAGACGGAATGACCAGCAAATGGGGAgggatttctttcttgtttaattTCGCCGCATTTTCGTAAATCACTTTCGCTTCTGGGTACCTCTTTTTAACCGTTAACCAGCGAGTCGATTCGGGTAAAATGCTAAAAATAAATCCTTGAATAGTATTATTTCATCGCATAAatgttaaaatgaaaaataacttaCAAGTAGGTAACAACCATCGTCCCCATCGGCACAAATATGCAGAGTTGCAGCGTTACCCAGTCACGGATGAAATATGCCAAACATCCACTGATGAGGTTTCCAATAGATTGGAAACAATAAATGAggcaaataaatttgattcgcATCGCCGGACGCTGCGCTTCAAGTCCTTTAACAAACAATTGgcaaaattgtcaaaattctGAATGAAATGAGACATTGCATTTAATCCACTTACCCCAAATGATGAGCGCTTGCATAACGGAAACACCACCCATACCCGTGAGAAATCGAATCGCTGCAAAAGCGTCAAAATTGGGAGCGAAGCACGAACCAATGCCAAATGAAGCAATCCATGTTCCTAGGACGACAACTGACGTTCGTCGTCCGATCctagaaaaattattcagaTTAAGTacaaatgatttttctaataatttaGAGTGTACTCACAAATCGGGTAGAGGACCTAGGAAAAAAGCGCCCAGTAACACACCCAACATGGTAATAAACGAACCAAACGTAACTTTCCACGATTCGTCACATACCAGGAGATACTgcacaatcaaatcaaattaatttgtaaAAGTTTCTGTAGAATAAGTCCATCTAACTTACATCAGTAACGATTGTACTGGTGAAGACGGATTTGTCGAAAACCCACTGATCGCATTTGACGTTCGCAGTGTAATTGCTGTAGGCGCACTCTGGTTTAGAAGCGTTCGGTATGTTCCCAAAATCTGTAAAGTTGCACTGCCATCCCTTATTCCGAGGAGAACTGAGAAGACTGTTGAGGGCATTCGACTCGTTAAGCCAATCAGCTTTGTAGACTGGGTCAACGGGATCATCGCATCCGTCGACAAAGCACCTGTCGCCGCATAAATCCAGATTggaacaaataattattaattccaAGGACGAAAATGCAAAAATGATTAAGTCATTTCCATTTACCTGTGGTATGGGGTGGCTCCTACGAAGACGTAAATTAAACTGAAATTCGagaaacgaaattaaaattaatttaactgGAAAAGTAGAAAACAGACAGGATAAGACGAAAGCCAAAAATTAATTCGTGAATTAATTCAAAAGTGATTACATGCAGGACGTCGGGAAGAGAAGGCCGTATCCGATGCAGAGTAAGTATTTCAATTGAAACCAGCCAAATTTGCCCAAATGTTCGAGAATGATGTCTGCGTTGAACGCTTCGTCATCTCCGAGACTAGAAGTGGATTCTTCCTGGTTTGGAGGCTTCTCGTTTTCAATCGGTTTCGGTGCACCCATGTTCTCCTActtgctgtttgtttgttttaaaatataggTTGACAGACTCTACGACGTTGTTTTTTCTACGTCTTACTCCAGAGGAAATGTGAAGAGAACTGAATCACTTTCCGTCAAGCTAGTCGGCAAGTAACAGTCCCGTTGGCGAAACTCGCCGTCGTTTTTATTAAGGGCCACACAGCCGCCACCCACAAAAACCCGCGCCTGATCACAAGGTTTTCGGTGGGCGCTAGCCGTCGCGAAGCtcgttgtaaaaaaaatgtgcataCTAAACATGGCTTATCACGGTAGATACCAAATAGTTATTTAGTAATAAGTAGTTAATAGCTGAAGGGACATTGGGTACTCAAGTTTCACTACAACTACCGGCAACCCCACCTCTCGTTTCCTACTTAGGAGTTTAATAAGGATCTTGGCACTGCACCCAATGACTGGATTCGACGTCATCCATCAGAGCGCATAATAAATGGTGACACTTGTGATTTCTTGAAGCAATCTTTTCATTCGATATTAGGTCAAACAGTTTCGCCCAATCAACTGAccttcaaaattttacttgtAATGGAATAAATTAAGGATTAGATACAAACGCGGATTAAACTTTTTTACATCCGAGGGATCAAATAGACTTGTAAGTGGTATTAAATGCGAGTCTACATTTTGGTGGGCTTTTACGACGGCATCCACTCAAGTCCagtgtttttctttgtcgaaataaaaacaaaataaagggaaTTGTATCAATTGACAGAATAAAGATAAATGTCAATGTCGTTGTTCACTTACGATTCCAGATCTTTGGCGTCCTGAATGGTGGCGGGTATTGAAAGTCCTTTCGTCTCGGGCAACATTAAACTCAGAGCCCCGACAACTAGGTTAATGCATCCGAAAACAATGTACGGAAGGCTACGGTTCTTGGCACCCTTTTGACGAACAAGAACGGcgcaaattcaatttgaaaaaaattgcaccAAGTCCAAAGGTATATTAACTCACCATTGCGGACATGACTGGGGCGAGAATGCCTCCCACTTTGCCCACAGTGGAGCACAATCCGATTGTGAGACCACGGGATGCGGTTGGGAACACTTCAGCTGTAAGCATATTGACGGTCACGATCTGCATGGAAATGAAGAACTTGCCGATCAGCGAGAAGGTCACAATCAATTCATAACGATCTGCATAAAGAAATAACGTTTAGAGTTtatgaaaagatgaaaatcagTCATTAATTACCTTGCGGGACTAGACCTgccaaaagacaaaatatCCCTCCTAGGATTAAAGTGATGTTTATGATTAATCGCCTTCCTAGTGTATCCACAGCCACCATGCCAATTAAATACGCAGGGATCTCTACTAAtctgaaatgaattcaaacatAAGTTTAAGATAAGACAGGGAAGAAGAGCCAATATGATAATATTAAGTATTACATCACCAATATAAAGTTAAGATGAATGTCTTTAGATAAGTTTGAAGCAGTGTAGGATAGCCCGTAATAGCATAGCAAAGCAGATGCCCTGTAAATGTTTGCATTGAGAGCCgcaaattgaatcaaaagtgCGTACGTTTCAATTATAGCTGGGTAAACTTACCAGGCACAGAAGAGGATCAATAAGCGTTTCAGCAAACAGGGTGTCTTGAAAACATGCCATATCGACATCCAAGCGCTGGCATCTTCTCGATTGCCAGAAGAGGAGCAGGTGCCGGTTTGGGCTAATGGAATTTGCTCTATCGCAGGCGAACAGGCCACCGGAATCAACAGGAGATGAGGGGGTATCTGTTTGCCATTAAGCTCAGCTGCCAGCTTGTAAATCTCCTTGGCTTCTTCGTATCGTTT
Proteins encoded in this window:
- the LOC124210001 gene encoding solute carrier family 22 member 4-like, whose product is MGAPKPIENEKPPNQEESTSSLGDDEAFNADIILEHLGKFGWFQLKYLLCIGYGLLFPTSCILIYVFVGATPYHRCFVDGCDDPVDPVYKADWLNESNALNSLLSSPRNKGWQCNFTDFGNIPNASKPECAYSNYTANVKCDQWVFDKSVFTSTIVTDYLLVCDESWKVTFGSFITMLGVLLGAFFLGPLPDLIGRRTSVVVLGTWIASFGIGSCFAPNFDAFAAIRFLTGMGGVSVMQALIIWGLEAQRPAMRIKFICLIYCFQSIGNLISGCLAYFIRDWVTLQLCIFVPMGTMVVTYFILPESTRWLTVKKRYPEAKVIYENAAKLNKKEIPPHLLVIPSEIPAKSVEAGEAEGAPAAAASHDSNPIGSALKVLKTRCLLVRLLILCGTWLAQFLCYYGLSYAASNLSADIHFNYILVILVEIPAYVTGMFAMDYFGRRPILNFTLIVGGSFCLVAGLISKEFNTVIIVFSLMGKFCTSMLTVANNAFTFELFPTVSRGITIALCSTSGKVGAIIAPYIAAMGIVNRSLPYVIFGAISLAIGVLTLWLPESKGRGTPATVQEAIDLENTRIDIISYFRRFKKSASTDATDNSATPPSVSS
- the LOC124210003 gene encoding solute carrier family 22 member 4-like isoform X2, yielding MRFCSPWPPFSPLILREPRRLTDGCDDDVSPQYMADWMDQILIQDLQFDPKHWQCQFPNLAILPECAVNITVNDACSRWIFDKSIFSSTIVTDFLLVCQNSWKPTFVSSLTMAGIMAGAFFLGPLPDIIGRRKSVLILSFWMSVSGIALSFSTSYEEFAVLRFLNGMGCIALMQSLAIWGVEAMAPNVRVRFIFIIFCFQSLGNLLTGLLAYYVRDWATLQLYLFVPMVVTISYFFILPESTRWLTVNKRYEEAKEIYKLAAELNGKQIPPHLLLIPVACSPAIEQIPLAQTGTCSSSGNREDASAWMSIWHVFKTPCLLKRLLILFCAWASALLCYYGLSYTASNLSKDIHLNFILVILVEIPAYLIGMVAVDTLGRRLIINITLILGGIFCLLAGLVPQDRYELIVTFSLIGKFFISMQIVTVNMLTAEVFPTASRGLTIGLCSTVGKVGGILAPVMSAMGAKNRSLPYIVFGCINLVVGALSLMLPETKGLSIPATIQDAKDLESKTLDLSGCRRKSPPKCRLAFNTTYKSI